CAACGCGCGCACCGCCCAGATGGCCTGCACCAGCCCGGATTTCATATCGAGAATACCCGGCCCATATAATTTACCGTCTTCCTCGCGAAGGACCAGCACACCCTTGTCCCATACCGTATCGAAGTGACCTATCAGCGTCGTTTGCGGCCCATCGCTACCAAGAGTGAATTTACGGTGGTTGCCGTAATGTAGTTGCTCATCGATTTCCGCCTGTACACCTAAACGCTCCCGAAAAATGTCCTCCAGAACCCGGCCACACGCATCAACGGCAGTTTTATCATGTGATGGGGATTCTGCCAGTACCAACCGTTTAATATCATTCAGGATGTCTGATGCGTGTTGTTGCAGGTACGTTTTTATATTTTTCATGTATTTTTCCGTCTGTCTTGGTTGTAACAGGCAGTATGCGCAGAATTGGCATTGTAAAAAATGAGGAGTGATGATTATTATTGTTGCCCTGTGAGCAACGAATAAGCCAAAAATATGGACGTTCTCCACCTATCCAGAAAAATCCATCGGGTATTTGTATGAAGTTGGCGTACATGGCGGTATTCGACGTGCAGCCGATGCGCTGGGAATTAATCCCTCGGTAGTGAGCCGTCAGTTATCCGAACTGGAAAGAACGTTACAACTGCCGTTACTCGAACGACGTGGCCGCAACGTGGTATTAACGGATGTCGGGAAATTGCTGGCAGAAGATTATGCGCTGACGGTGCAACGTCGCAAACAACTCGAACGTCAGTTACAGGATTTGCGCCATATGCGCGGTGGGTCGGTGAACTTGCGCGTCGGTCAGGGCATGGTGGAGGAGGTGGTCAGACATGTCATCAGTGAATTTTCCCTGGCGTATCCTGCGGTCTTCGTCAACATTCAGTCGGGCGATATGCAAACCACCCTCACGCTATTGGCTAAAGGGGAGGTGGATATGTCGGTGAGTTTTGGTCCGTCCGCGCCACCGGGTTTGAAGTGTAACAGTTTCCGGCGTGGACCGATTTGCGCCATTGTACCGCCCAATCATCCTGTCGCCGCTTTCCCCGTTGTCACTGCCGAAGAATTAACGCGCCACCGCTTAATCGTCATGAGCGAAGATTTTGGTATACAGCGCTATTTGAACGCCATTTTTAAAAATGAGGGGCTTATTTTTACGCCCGCATACCGCTGTAATCTGTTTACCAGCGCTATCGCCTTATGCCAGACCGGACAAGGGGTGGCATTTATGACGCCGCAAACATTGAAAAGCATTCAATTTCGCGAGCAATTGGTGGCTGTCCCTATTGATCATCGTATTGCTCGTGAAAGTTTGTGTCATTTGTTGCGCTCTAATGATCACCGTATGACGCCAGCGGCAAATTATCTGTGGCGTTTATTAAATAGTTATTTTGCCGGGTTACCCTAACGGTAATATTGATGGGGATTACGCTCACGAACGCCATAAACCGCGACGTTGCGGTTATCTGCGAATGGGCATAGTTGTCATGAACCCTCCGCGGGCGGGATTATTCATAAATCCGTTACGGGCGGGATTGTTCATAAATCCATCACGTGCAGGGTTGCCGATGAAGCCATCGCGGGCAGGATTTCCGCTGCGCATACCAAAGCTATCAATGATGACGGGATCAACGATGACGACGTGGTGAGAACCAAAGGGGCGGATCTTCCTGTTTTGTGCGTTAAGCGTAAAACCGATGTCTCCACCGAGACTGTTTAGACCATTACCGGTAATCACCGCGATGCGTAATTCTCGCTCCCTTTCCGCCTGGTGCTGCAGGGCGCTGGCTGCGGCATAAGAGGAGGCCATCAGAAGTAGCGCAAGGGCGATGGATGAAGACGCCCGTAGCAGTTTCATGATTAATCCTCATTTAAAGTGTGGTTAATAAAGTATAGCTTTTTGCTGGCACGACACTCGGTTTGGGCGGTTCAAATAAGCACTATACTGACAAATGACAGCAGGTGATGGTTCCTGTTTGCTGACCACCTTAAGGCAGGAGACGGTCATTAGCGGCTTAATCTCTCCAGCGGTAATGTGTGCGACATTACTCTTCTTTAGCGGTATGACGCATCCGGCGGAAAATGTCGCCGTGGCATCTGCTTTTTCGCAAAACGTAAAGACGACCAACCTGATCGATCTCTCCCAGCAACAATTCGAACACATTCAATCTTACCAGGTACTGTTGCGCTCCTCGTCACCTCAGGATGAAAGCAAAGTTATTCGCTATAGCTATCGCAAACCGGGATTTGTGAGGATGGATTTTACCCGGCCACACCCCGGCGCGGTTCTTACCTATAACCCGGTCAGTCGTAAAGTGAAGTTATGGCCCTTTGGGTTGGGGACATTTCCGGTGTTGAACCTTTCCCCGACAGATTCATTGATACAAGACGATCACGGTCACCGGGTGGATCAATCAGACATCGGCGTATTGCTGAGCAATATTCGCCGGTTACAGCACGATGGGACAACCGTGACTGTCGGTGAAGAGACGCTGGCGGGACGCGCCACATTACATCTGTCCGTGACGGGACCCAAAGGTGTGAGTGTCGATGACGTTAATCGGTATGAGATTTGGTTAGATAAATCTCATGGACTCCCGGCCAAAGTTGTCAGCTACGACCGGCAGGGAAAACTGCTGGAAACCGTCCTGATGGATGCCATGGTGATCAACATTCAGTTCCCCGCTGATTTTTTCACACCGTAATGGGAGTTTAGGTTTATGGCTGAATACCAGTTTACTACCACCTGGCGGGTTGAAGCGTCGGTACAGGAGGTGTGGGACGTGCTCTCACATCCTGACCACTGGCCTGAGTGGTGGGCAAGTCTGGAGCGGATCATTGAAATCGAAAAAGGGGATATTCAGGGGATCGGGGCGTTGCATCGTTATACCTGGAAAGGGGGCCTTACCTTATCGATTAACCTTCGACATCCATGTATTGAACATCACCCCTTTTTATCTGCTGGAAGGGGAAGCCAGTGGTGAAGTTGAAGGGCGCGGAGTGTGGTCATTTTCAGGTAATGGGATGGAAACGATTGTCAGGTATGACTGGAATATTCGGACCAACACCCGGTGGATGAACTATCTTGCGCCCCTGGCGGCTCCCGTTTTTCGCTGGAACCATCTTACCGTGATGCGCGATGGTGCAAAGGGGTTGGCCCGAAAATTGGGCAAAAATGTCGAAATGTACTGTGTCGACAACGGGTAATACACGATCGTATTACCCTTTTTTGACATCACCTTACTCTGTTTTTGGGTTGGACAGCCCTTCGGCTTTTGCTCTGTCCAGCACACCTGCAACGATCCTATCGCACCGTGCGCCATCAAACGCGAAGGTGTCGTTCAGTGCGATATCCATTTGGCTGGCCAGTCCCTCACGGAGCAGGCTGCGGGCGCGAAAGAAACGGGTTCGCACCGTCGCTTCGGGGATATCCAGCGCGTGAGAAATCTGTTCCACGCTCAGTTCCTCGACCGCCCGGAGCATGAAGACCGTACGAAAAGCCTCGGGCAGTAAGTCGATACGGGCTTCCAGAAGTTGGCGCATTTGGGTTTGCATCACGGCATAGTCCGGGTGATGTTCAGGATTATCGCTTAACGATGCCTGGATGTCAGAGTCAATGGCATTCATGGCAGCATCCAGGGGAATTACGGAAGCGGTTTTTCGCCTCAGACGTCCCAATGATTCATTCACCACAATACGCACCAGCCAGGTTGAAAGCGTGGCCTCAGAACGAAACCCCTTCAGTGCGCGCCAGGCGTTCAGATAGGCTTCCTGCAGCGCATCTTCGGCCTCCGCATCGTTCTTTAAAATGCTGCGTGCGGTCCGAAACAGGAGTCGGTTGTGGCGACGCATGATTTCCGTAAATGCCGACGTATCCCCCAATGCTGCTCGTGAGACGAGATCAGGATCGGGGGTATGGGCCGACAGCAGGCCAGATGACTGAGATTGTGTATTCGGCATAGTGTCTCCCGTGTTCGGTACCTGTTTTTCGCGGCGACAGTGGATACCGCGTTAGTAACCGTAAAACGTTTCACTGCGCACGTTGTCCTCATCGATGCCGGACATCGTGAGCGTTTGGCGCATGGCCTCAACCAACGCGGGTGGACCGGAAACGTAGAAGGCCGGGTTATCCAGCCCTGTGACAACCTGCTTAATCCAGTCACTGTCGATGATCTGCGTTGCGCCATCCCAGGATTGGGTCGAATGCGCCATATCCGTCATGGTCGCCATTAACTGAAATCGCTGATTCTGCTGCTCCAGCTGCTGTAACTCCTCCAGAAAGGCTGTGTCTTCGGGGTGATGATTGCTATACAGCAGGATCAATTGCTGCGGCGTTTGCTGTTGGGCTGCGTGGCGTAACATGCCCATGAAGGGAGTGATCCCGATCCCCCCGGCGATGAGAACAGCCGTGCGTTCTGTATTTTTGGGTAAGGTGAATGATCCAAAAGGGCCATTGATCTGAACTTCAGTCCCAATGGGCAAGGCACACAACGTACGTTTAAAAACGCTCTCGCCGATGCGAGTCGCGACCACCAGTTCGTCCTCCTCGGGTGCAGTGACAATGGAAAAGGTGTGGCGGGTATCCGATGACCGGGTGTCAGTTTGATGTCCCGGCAGAATGAGATCTATGGCTTGCCCCGGTTTGTGGCTGAACCCGACGGGTTTTTCGAAGTGGAAGGCCATAGTGCCTTTTGCAATCTGGCGGCATGCAGTCAGATGAACGTTATACTCGGCCATGATGAAACTCCGGTGTTAAGCTGATGAAGGTGTTTTTACCCTGAACAAAACACCTTCTCTCAGCACCTCAGCGTCGATCTTAGGGATAATGACCTTGTGATTATTTTACGGATGGGGGCGGATTCTGGTTACTGGAGCGCCCTACGCCATGATGATAGACGAGCGTTCCGCCAAGCCAGCCTCCCGCCATCAGGCAAATAAATCCTGCGGCATCTAACAGTAAAGATAGCGTGTCCGGCTCCTGCAGGCGCATATTCTCAAGGCCCGTCACCAGACGGGTACAAAACAGCGCGAAAGCAACGCACATCAGGCCCATGTGCCACCAGACCATCCGCATCGGCGCGCCTTCTGGCACATGAGACAGCTCGAACATGCCCGCAATCATGGCGATTAACGCCATCAAACAGCCAATGGCAAGCAGCCCGCCAGACCAGCGCCAGGCCGTCTCACCAAACCACAGCCCGGCAACATCGGCGGCAACGGCCAGTGACCAGCAGGCGATGGGAAAATGGACCAGCGCCGGATGAAGCGGATGACGGGACATCACAGGAACACGCTAACCAGCGTGAGAAAACCCACGACAGCGACGCTGGCATGAACGGCCACGATGGCTTTCGGCGGTAACTTTTTGCGCAAATGGAACGACGCCAGAAAGAATCCGCCCAACGCTGCCGCCAGTAGCAAGGCAAAGGCGATGAAGACTTGCTGCGGCGCATTGCCTGAATAAGCATCAGGAGGCAGCAAAATCAGCCCCGTCGCGCCTACATCCGGCAGTGCAAAAGCGACAGTAACCAGGGGGGCAAATTTGTTGCGTAGCACATGTGCGGCCAGCACCAGTCCACCGAGTGCGCCGATGGCAAAAACGAGGATTGCGTAATTGAGCATGTGTTTCTCCCAGAGAAGCTGAGGATAGTGCTGCTCGTCATTGCCCGGGGCGTAAGGCAATCTCTCCGGTATTGACGGATCGTTTTTTTAATCTGTCAGGCAGACAGATTTGCTTCATTTCTTACCATTAGATGGCGTGAGGTTCGGTTGCGTTCCCGAAAAGAGAATTTTGTGAGTGCGTGTATGGCGGGCTGAGCAATGGTGTCAGAACGCCATAGAGCGATAATCAGGGTTACTCTTCAATAATCAACGCATTAATCGCAGAGGAGAAATGTTTTTGCATTGCCAGGGCCGCACCTTCAGCATCTCTCTGACAGACTTTGTCCAGGATTGCCTGGTGCACGTCAATAATTTGCTGACGACGGTCATGGATATCATGAGCATGCAAACCTGCGGAGATCGATTTTTCCAGCGGCACCCGAAGTGCCTGTAAGAGCAGGGCGTAGAGAGGGTTGCCGGACGCCTCGGCTAAAATCATATGAAAGCGTGCATCATGATAAATAAAAGACTGATGATCGCCGAAGACTTCACTTATCTTAGCCATCTCTATGCGTAAACGGGAAAAATGGTCTTCTGTACCATTTTGCGCCGCCAGCACAGCACTGTGAACTTCAAGGGTGCTGCGCAGTGAAAGTATCTGGCTTGCTGAAATCTGTTGCGTCACGACAGAATAGTTGAAAATCGTTTCCAGCGCCGCAGAGTTCAGTGATTGCACTCGCGGATATTTACCGCTGCTGATGTCCCAGATGCCAAGAATCGACAACGCCTGAAATGCCTCCCGCACTACACCCCGACTGACCCCCAGCGTTTCGGTCAATTGTTTTTCACTGGGCACTCTGGCGCCGGGTTCAAGCTGTTGCGTGGTGATGACATTGAGGATGTAGTTACGGACCTGTTCGGAGAGCGTGCTTTTCTCAATGATGGGTTTACTCATGTTCATGCGGCAACTCTCCCTCTCTTCGTAAGCGGTCGTTCCGTATCCATCTGGGACAGGATGTTCGGGCTGAAATTCTGCATATGTTATCGACTCATCTTCACTATTACCAACAACATGCCAGTGTAAATTTTTGCTGAGTCTGTCACATCATGGCGATCTGGGTATTTTCTGATCACTTGATCCTGGCTAACCTGTCCTACAGGTAGACAGTAAGGTTGTTTTAATTTAACCACACAGGAATGAATTATGCACTCAGAAGAAAGGCAATTTTTTGAAAAGATAAAGAACAATCTCAGTACCGCTCTGCTGGGTGATGTCATGGACGCCATTGGTCTACAGAATCAATTCCTCAACCCACGACTGCAGCCACTGGAAAAACAGATGCGCATCGCCGGGCGTGCGATGCCGGTGCTGGAGGCGGACTACGCGACTTTCCCCGGTTCGCATTCCAACGGCCCCCTCGGCGATAAAGCGTTTGGCGTGATGTTTGAGGCGCTGGACAGCCTACAAGAAAACGAGGTGTATATTGCCAGCGGTTCGTCCCCGACGTATGCCTTATGGGGGGGATTGATGTCGACTCGCGCTGTTCACCTTAATGCGGCAGGGGCAATTCTTAACGGCTATTCACGGGATAAGCACGAGATCCTTGAACTCAATTTCCCTGTCTTTTCCCTGGGTTCTTATTCTCAGGATCAAAAAGTTCGCGGAAAAAGTTCTCGATTATGGGGTTCCGATTACGATTGATGGCGTAATGATAACGCCAGGCGATCTTATTGTGGCAGATGAAGAGGGCGTACTGGTGATCCCGAGACGGGTCGAGCAAGAGGTTTATCGGTCTGGCGTTGGAAAAAGGCGTAACGGAAAACAAAGTTCGCGATGCCATTCGTGGTGGCATGGGTGCTGTTGAAGCATGGAATCGCTTTGGTGTGATGTAAATACCCTTCGATCTTGATGATATGAGGACATCAGTATGCTCAAAAGTAAACGCTGGAGTATTGTTTTCCTACTCTCGCTAGGTGGGGCGATCAATTACATGGATCGCTCTGCCTTTGCTATCGCAGCCCCCATGTTTGCTAACGACTTGCAATTAACGCCAGGTGAATTAGGCATTATTTTTAGTAGTTTCTCTATCGGCTATGCGCTTTTTAACTTCGTTGGCGGTTATGCCTCTGACCGTTTTGGTCCCAAAATGGTCTTTGCCGTCAGTATGGCATTTTGGTCATTCTTCTGCGGGTTGATTGGCGTCGCCGTCGGATTTACCTCAATGCTCATCATCAGGGTATTGTTTGGTGCCGGGGAAGGGCCGTTTGCGTCGACCTTGAATAAAATCGTCAGTAACTGGTTTCCCCGTCGTGAAGTCGCCAGCGCCATTGGCGTCGCCACTGCAGGCAACCCGCTTGGCGGTGCGCTGGCAGGACCTATCATGGGATCGCTGGTGCTGATTATCGGCTGGCGAATGGCGTTTGTTGCGATTGCCTGTTTAGGCATTGTTTGGCTGCTGTTTTGGATAAAAATTGCGAAGGACAAGCCGGAAGAACACAAAACCATCAGCCGTGAGGAATTAGCCTTAATTCAGGAAGGACAGCAGGAGCAAAGCGATAATAATCAAGAGACTGAAAAAGTATCCATGCCGCTCTCTTTTTATATCAAGCAGCCTACGATACTGGCAACGGCATTTGCATTTTTTGGCCTGAACTACATTCTCTTTTTCTTTCTCTCATGGTTCCCAAGCTATTTGTCGAACTCACAACATCTCAGCCTGAAGGACATGAGTATTGTGAGTGTGATTCCGTGGCTGCTGGGTTCTGTCGGGATGGCGGCTGGTGGCTTCCTGTGTGATTACGTACTGCGTAAAACCGGGCGTCCTCTGTTTTCCCGTAAAATAGTGCTCGTGACTTGCCTTGGTGCTTCGGCGATTTTTGTTATGTGCGTTGGCAATGTTTCCAGTGCCGCAGGGGCGGTATCCCTGATGGCATGTGGCATTTTCTTCCTCTATTTATCCGCAACAACGTATTGGGCTATTTTGCAAGATACCGTCGCACGCCAAAATATGGGCGCAGTAGGAGGTATGGTTCATGCAACAGCGAATATTGCCGGAATATTAGGACCTATTGTGACGGGTTACATTATTCAATGGACAGGGGCTTATAATGCGGCGTTCTTTATTGCTGGGGGTATTGCCGTACTTGGCGCACTTGCCGTGGCTGTCTTTGTTAAACCCATTCCGATGCAGCGCGAAAATGTTGCCGATGTAATCAGACAAGAATGATAATTTCTTTCCACCGGAGATTCAGAACATGAAATTAGGCTTTGGACTGTACCGCCACATGCTGGATGACGAGCATTTCGCCTTTGCCAGACAATGTGGTGCGACGCATATTGTCGTTCATATGGTTGATTATTTTCATCAGAATGCGCGTTTTTCCCGTAGCGATCAGCCGGTTGGTGATACCGGCGGTTGGGGTACGGCGCAGGCAGATGTCTGGACAACAGAAGAATTGTTAGATATTCGCGCCAGAATGGCGAAATACGATTTAACCTTTTTTGCTATTGAAAATTTCGACCCTTGCCACTGGGATGACATCTTATTTGACGGTCCCCGGAAAGCAGAACAAATCGAGACGGTGAAACAGATCATCCGTAATGTCGGTGCTGCGGGTATCCCTGTTTTTGGTTATAACTTTAGTCTGGCGGGCGTCGCCGGAAGAATTCAGGAAAATAAGGCGCGCGGCGGAGCCAAAACGGTCGGCTTAAACGGCGTAAACGAACAAACCGAAAGTCCGTTACCGGCCAGTATGGCGTGGAATATGGTGGTGGATGAAGATGCTGAGGGTATAAGAGCACCGGTGACTAAAGAGCAACTCTGGCAACGGCTGGAAGCGTTCCTGAAAGAGATTGTGCCGGTGGCAGAAGAAGCCGGTGTGAGACTGGCCCGCGCATCCTGACGAATCCGCCGCTTGAATTCGTGCGTGGACAACCGAGACTGGTTAACCAACCGCATCTCTATCAAGACTTGCTGGATCTGGTTCCCAGCTCCTCTAATGCGCTTGAGTTTTGTCTGGGCACCATTGCCGAAATGTCAGAGGGCGATGTCTACGAGGCGGTAGAACAGTATTCTCGTCAGGACTCTATTGCGTATATGCATTTCCGTAACGTAAAAGGGAAAGTTCCTCACTATCACGAAACCTTTATCGACGAAGGGGACATTGATATGGCGAAGGTATTACGGATACTGAAAGAAAATAACTTTGATGGCGTATTAATTCCGGATCATTCGCCACAAATGACCTGTCCTGCGCCATGGCATTCAGGAATGGCCTACGCAATGGGATACATGAAAGCCTTAATGCAAGTTTTATGATGACCTTTGCGTAAAGAATAAAATGTCGATAAGAGGGGATGACTGACATTCAACACAAAACCGTGGAAACATGAATTTTTAGGCGTCGTACAGTCAGACCTTTTTTAATAAAAAATAGCCGCTTTTTACAGCGGCTATTGTTATTTAGCTTCGAAATCTCTATGCACCGCCCAGATACGCTTTTCGCACTTCGGGATCGACCAACAGTTCCTGACCGCTGCCGCTAAGGCGAATTTCGCCATTGACCATCACATACGCGCGATCCGAAAGTTTAAGCGCGTGGTTGGCGTTTTGTTCGACTAAAAAAAGCGTCATCCCGGCCCGTGTTAACTCGCGCAGCGTCTGGAAAATTTGTTTCACCACCAGCGGCGCTAATCCCAGACTCGGTTCATCCAACAGCAGTAATTTGGGGCGACTCATCAGTGCGCGGGCAATAGCCAGCATCTGTTGCTCGCCTCCCGAGAGCGTCATGGCGCGCTGATTGCGCCGCTCCTCAAGGATGGGAAAGAGGTGATACATCCGTTCTTTATCCTCTTTATGGTAACGGTCGCCGATAGGAATACTCCCCATCAGGATATTTTCTTCGACCGTCATGTCCGGGAAGATTCGCCCGTCCTTCCGGGACCTGAGCAATCCCATTAGTGGCGATAAAGTGGGTGGATTTGTGGCTGATATCGTCATTACGGTAAAAAATCTGCCCGCGCGCGATGCGTGGTTGCCCAAAAATGGACATCAGCAAGGTCGATTTTCCGGGCACCGTTGGCGCCAATCAACGAGACGGTTTCTCCTTCATTTACCGTTAGCGAAATCGCTTTCAGCGCCTGAATCGGGCCATAAAAAACGTCCACATGGCGAAACTCCAGCAATGGCTGACTCATCCGGCAAGCTCCTCTTCATCTGTCCCCAGATAGGCGGCGATCACGCTGACGTTGTGCTGGATCTCCGCGGGCGCCCCCCGGGCAATCACATCGCCATGATCAAGCACGATAACGTGATCGGAAATCTCCATGACCATGCTCATATCATGCTCGATCAACAACACGGTAACGCCATGCCGTTCACGCAGGACGCGCACAATGCTGCTGAGCGCCTCGGTTTCCACCGGGTTGAGTCCGGCTGCCGGTTCGTCGAGACAAATCATCTCCGGTCCCGTGCACATGGCGCGAGCAATTTCCAGCCTGCGCTGTTGGCCATAGGAGAGGGTCCCGGCCAGGCGGTTTGCACAATCCACAAGGTTCACCACCTCCAGCCAGTAAAAGGGCGCGGTCGTGAGCGCCCTGATTTTCGGCTTTTTGATACGCCGGTGTGTTAAATATTCCGGCAATCAGGTTGCGGTTCGCCTGCATATGCTGGGCCACCATCAGATTTTCGATCACCGACATTTCGCGAAACAGGCGGATGTTCTGGAAGGTTCGCGCCAGTCCGGCACGGTTGACCAGATGTGTGCCGCCGAACATTTTGTAGTAGATGCGTGAGGCCAGACGGCCAGGATTGAAAAAATCAGTGGCGTGGATTTTTTGCCCTTACACCTGAATCACATCGGTGGTTTTGGCGCGGGTTATTAAACACAATCGCCCCCGCCGAAGCCTGATTAAAATCCGGTCAGGCAGTTTGAACACCGTGGTCTTACCGGCACCGTTTGGACCAATCAACGCCGTGATTGAACCCCGGGTAACCTCCAGATTGACATCGTTGAGCGCTTTTATCCCGCCAAAGTGCATCATCAGATTTTCAACACGTAAAATGCTGTCAGTCATGGCGCGACCCCTTTGCGAATAGCGAAACCGGCGCGGCTGGTGCGGACCAGCCCACGGGGACGCCAAATCATCATTAACACCATTAAGACGCCAAACAGCAGTACCCGGTATTCGGCAAAATCCCGGAGTAACTCGGGGGCGACGGTCAGAACAAAGGCCGCCAGCACCACACCGAGCGTGGAGCCCATCCCGCCGAGTACGTACGATGGCAAGAATGAGCGCAGACTCGAAGAAGGTAAACGAAGTCGGATTAACAAACCCTTGATAAGTCGC
This Citrobacter enshiensis DNA region includes the following protein-coding sequences:
- a CDS encoding sigma-E factor regulatory protein RseB domain-containing protein, yielding MCATLLFFSGMTHPAENVAVASAFSQNVKTTNLIDLSQQQFEHIQSYQVLLRSSSPQDESKVIRYSYRKPGFVRMDFTRPHPGAVLTYNPVSRKVKLWPFGLGTFPVLNLSPTDSLIQDDHGHRVDQSDIGVLLSNIRRLQHDGTTVTVGEETLAGRATLHLSVTGPKGVSVDDVNRYEIWLDKSHGLPAKVVSYDRQGKLLETVLMDAMVINIQFPADFFTP
- a CDS encoding DUF2231 domain-containing protein: MSRHPLHPALVHFPIACWSLAVAADVAGLWFGETAWRWSGGLLAIGCLMALIAMIAGMFELSHVPEGAPMRMVWWHMGLMCVAFALFCTRLVTGLENMRLQEPDTLSLLLDAAGFICLMAGGWLGGTLVYHHGVGRSSNQNPPPSVK
- a CDS encoding FadR/GntR family transcriptional regulator, whose amino-acid sequence is MNMSKPIIEKSTLSEQVRNYILNVITTQQLEPGARVPSEKQLTETLGVSRGVVREAFQALSILGIWDISSGKYPRVQSLNSAALETIFNYSVVTQQISASQILSLRSTLEVHSAVLAAQNGTEDHFSRLRIEMAKISEVFGDHQSFIYHDARFHMILAEASGNPLYALLLQALRVPLEKSISAGLHAHDIHDRRQQIIDVHQAILDKVCQRDAEGAALAMQKHFSSAINALIIEE
- a CDS encoding RNA polymerase sigma factor, whose product is MPNTQSQSSGLLSAHTPDPDLVSRAALGDTSAFTEIMRRHNRLLFRTARSILKNDAEAEDALQEAYLNAWRALKGFRSEATLSTWLVRIVVNESLGRLRRKTASVIPLDAAMNAIDSDIQASLSDNPEHHPDYAVMQTQMRQLLEARIDLLPEAFRTVFMLRAVEELSVEQISHALDIPEATVRTRFFRARSLLREGLASQMDIALNDTFAFDGARCDRIVAGVLDRAKAEGLSNPKTE
- a CDS encoding mannonate dehydratase, with amino-acid sequence MRGQPRLVNQPHLYQDLLDLVPSSSNALEFCLGTIAEMSEGDVYEAVEQYSRQDSIAYMHFRNVKGKVPHYHETFIDEGDIDMAKVLRILKENNFDGVLIPDHSPQMTCPAPWHSGMAYAMGYMKALMQVL
- a CDS encoding mannonate dehydratase, yielding MKLGFGLYRHMLDDEHFAFARQCGATHIVVHMVDYFHQNARFSRSDQPVGDTGGWGTAQADVWTTEELLDIRARMAKYDLTFFAIENFDPCHWDDILFDGPRKAEQIETVKQIIRNVGAAGIPVFGYNFSLAGVAGRIQENKARGGAKTVGLNGVNEQTESPLPASMAWNMVVDEDAEGIRAPVTKEQLWQRLEAFLKEIVPVAEEAGVRLARAS
- a CDS encoding MFS transporter, which codes for MLKSKRWSIVFLLSLGGAINYMDRSAFAIAAPMFANDLQLTPGELGIIFSSFSIGYALFNFVGGYASDRFGPKMVFAVSMAFWSFFCGLIGVAVGFTSMLIIRVLFGAGEGPFASTLNKIVSNWFPRREVASAIGVATAGNPLGGALAGPIMGSLVLIIGWRMAFVAIACLGIVWLLFWIKIAKDKPEEHKTISREELALIQEGQQEQSDNNQETEKVSMPLSFYIKQPTILATAFAFFGLNYILFFFLSWFPSYLSNSQHLSLKDMSIVSVIPWLLGSVGMAAGGFLCDYVLRKTGRPLFSRKIVLVTCLGASAIFVMCVGNVSSAAGAVSLMACGIFFLYLSATTYWAILQDTVARQNMGAVGGMVHATANIAGILGPIVTGYIIQWTGAYNAAFFIAGGIAVLGALAVAVFVKPIPMQRENVADVIRQE
- a CDS encoding FAD-dependent oxidoreductase, yielding MAEYNVHLTACRQIAKGTMAFHFEKPVGFSHKPGQAIDLILPGHQTDTRSSDTRHTFSIVTAPEEDELVVATRIGESVFKRTLCALPIGTEVQINGPFGSFTLPKNTERTAVLIAGGIGITPFMGMLRHAAQQQTPQQLILLYSNHHPEDTAFLEELQQLEQQNQRFQLMATMTDMAHSTQSWDGATQIIDSDWIKQVVTGLDNPAFYVSGPPALVEAMRQTLTMSGIDEDNVRSETFYGY
- a CDS encoding RraA family protein, which produces MHSEERQFFEKIKNNLSTALLGDVMDAIGLQNQFLNPRLQPLEKQMRIAGRAMPVLEADYATFPGSHSNGPLGDKAFGVMFEALDSLQENEVYIASGSSPTYALWGGLMSTRAVHLNAAGAILNGYSRDKHEILELNFPVFSLGSYSQDQKVRGKSSRLWGSDYD
- a CDS encoding LysR family transcriptional regulator, whose protein sequence is MYEVGVHGGIRRAADALGINPSVVSRQLSELERTLQLPLLERRGRNVVLTDVGKLLAEDYALTVQRRKQLERQLQDLRHMRGGSVNLRVGQGMVEEVVRHVISEFSLAYPAVFVNIQSGDMQTTLTLLAKGEVDMSVSFGPSAPPGLKCNSFRRGPICAIVPPNHPVAAFPVVTAEELTRHRLIVMSEDFGIQRYLNAIFKNEGLIFTPAYRCNLFTSAIALCQTGQGVAFMTPQTLKSIQFREQLVAVPIDHRIARESLCHLLRSNDHRMTPAANYLWRLLNSYFAGLP